The Paraburkholderia agricolaris genome includes the window TCGGCCGATTGCGGGCTGGCAATCACGCGCTCGTTTTTGTAAAAACCGTCAGCGCGGATCTGCTCGAGAGTGCCGCGCAGATGGGCGAAGTAAAGGTCACGCATGAACCAGACTCCTGAAAGGGTGGTGCGCTCCGACACGTCAGGCATCTGCTGGTATCTGCGGCATGTTCGACGTCGAGGCGGGCTGTTATAGTCGGCTGTCAGTTTTATCGGATATTTTCGTTTTTCCGAACTAAAATCCGGTATGTCGAACAACTCTAAACGATAGGTCAGTAAATGGCAAGTTCGGGAAACCGCCGTGCAGCAGCCAACACGGCCCCTCCTTCCAGCGCGGGCGCGGTCCCGGCGATCGCAGCGCCGCCTCGTGTCGGCGAACAGATTCAGCGTCTGCGCGCCGAACGGCGCATGACGCTCGACGACCTGTCGCGCGCGGCCGGCGTGTCGAAATCGATGCTCTCGGAAATCGAACGCGACAAGGCCAATCCGACGATTGCGGTCGCCTGGCGTCTGACGAATGCGCTCGGCGTCAGTCTCGATTCGCTGTTCGCGCCGCAAAAGGCGCCCGAGGCGATCGCGGTCTCCGGTCCGCACGACATTCCGACTTTGAGCGGGCACGAAGCCAAGTATCAGTTGCGTGTCTGGGGACCGATCGAGTTGGCCGGCAAGTTCGAGTGGTACGAACTGACGCTGCAGCCGGGCGGGGCGCTGGTGTCGAACGCGCACGAACCTGGCACGCGTGAACATCTGACGGTGCTGCAGGGATCCATCGACATTGAAGCGGCGAGCACGACGAAACGGCTCAAGCCTGCGGATACCGCGCGCTATGTCGCCGACGAACCCCATGCGATCCGCAACGCCGGAAAAGGCGAGGCGAAAGCATTGCTGGTGGTGATTCACGGCTGACTGACGGGCGCACCGTTGCGGGCTTTTGGCGGAATTATCCGTTCGGCTAAGGTTGCACGAGACACTGTATATTTGTACAGTACAGGGTATCGACTGGAGCCGATAATGAACGACCTGACGACCGACCAAGCCGAGCATGCTCTGGCCGCGCTGCGCTATCAAACCGCGGCGCGCGATCTTGAACACATCGTGCGCAACATCGCTGCGCGCTATATCGTCCAGCAGGTGCCGCTCTCATGGCGCCTGCTCCACGCAATCGAAGCTGAAGCATTGGCGGATCTCGGGTTTGCCAGCCGGCACGACGCCATCATGCTCGGCCTGTTCCAGCGGCCCTCCGAATTGCCCTATCCGGAAACAGACGAAGCGGTGGACTTCGGCACCTCCACCGCATTGCCGGCGGTATTTGCGTTCGCCGTCTCGGCCTATGAAGAGGCAGCACGCCGCGCCGTGCAACCTGAGTCTAAAGACGCTCCGCTAAAACACGCGCGGGCGTGGGGCGACTGACTTTAAACGCTGCACTTTCATCAGTTGCCACCTACAATATGCGCAACTAACGGAAAGATAGCGTATGTCACCTCCTCATCTGTCCGACCCGGTTCCGCGCCCTGCGCCGTCAACCGATCTCTTCGATGTTGAACGTGAAGACTGGCGCCGCGATCCCCAGATCGCCTTCGACGCCTGGCTTGCCAAGCAGCATTTCAGGCGCTCTTCCGCTGAAGTCTATCAAGCCCAGTGGGGACTTTTTCTCGACTGGCTTGCCGTTCGCCAGAAGAGTCTGGTCACGGTCGATACGCAAACCATCGCTGAATTCGTGGGCGGCCTTGCGATCAGAAAACCGCAGCGTGTCAGATATCTGCGGCTCATTGAACGGGTACTGGACCATGTTCGAGAAATCGAATCCGCGTCGACCAATCCCGCTCGTTTCATTGCTCAGGATGGCGAAGCAGCATGGCGCAATGCACGCGACAACGAGCCGACGGGTTTTCTCGACCACGCCGAACGAGCGGCGCTCATTGCCCAGCTGTTTTCGCCATTGCCGGCCTTATCCATGGCGCAGCGCTGGAGAGAGCGGCGCGATCGCGCGCTGATTGCGGTGTTTCTGGGTGGCGGACTAAAGACAGGCGAGGCCGCAGCGCTTACAGTTAGTTGCGTGAGTGCGGGCTCGCCATGGGTCACGATCGAGTCCGCGAATCCAATGCTGACACGGCGTACCCGGCTCACGCCTTTCGCGGCGGCCGTTCTCGACTCATGGCTTGCTGAACGGCGCCTTTCCGAATTGGCAGGCAATCTGGTCTTTCCCGCTTCACCTTCGGGACGGCCAATGCACAAGGCAACCATGCTGCGTGCAGTCGACGCGTTGATCGACGCAGCAGGCATTGCCGCGTCGCGAACTTCACGAGCGAGTCCACAAACCTTGCGCAACACTTTTGCCGCAGATCTATTCGAGAGTGGGGTCGAGGCGGAACTGGTCGGGCAGTGGCTGGGATTTGTACAGGCAGTGTCCGCCAACCGTTTGTACCGGGCGTGGCAACGATGGATGGATCAACAGGATTCGCCCGTTGTGGATGAACCGGATCCCGCCGCTCCACCATTGCCCACACCCCGGCGCGACGGGCGTTTGACGAGGAAAGGGTGATCCGGCGAGTCCTGCAGATACTCACCCTTGAGGTCCCGAATTTCCTCACCTTTAGCGATTTCGCCGCTATGACGACCGCGCCGAACCGTCATGCCGACGCAGTAATCGAGCCGCTCGACAAAAACCGGCTAACCGCTTCCAGCCTTGATTCACCCAGCCCTGACGAGTGATCGCACTCCGGACATTGCAGTTCGAAGCGGTGATCCACTTGTGATAGCTCGGGCTCACCTTCCTCACATTTGGGGCAGCGCAGCGGCAGCGTGACATGACCGTCCGCTGCCGTGCCGATCGCGGTCAGTTCGTCTGACGTGAGCCTGCCTGTTTCGACTAACGCACACAACAGAGCGGCGATCGCCGGGTCGATGCCCTGTTGGCCGCGCAGCAGGGCGATTTCTTTTGTCAACGTATCCACTTCGTCCGATTGCTCGCGCAGTTGCGCGTCGAGCCGGTCGCCGCGTGCCTTGGCGGCGGCAATCTGCTGGATAAACTCAAATTCCTTGCGGCTAGCGTCACGCACCCCCGATTGATAGGTCGCCGCCATGCTGCGCAGCGAATCGAGTTCAACCAGCATTGGCTTCACACGCCGCTCAGCTTCGGCGACAGCGTCTTTTATCTGTTGGGCATAGTGCTCGGTGCTTTGCCGCAATTCGACATGCAGAGCATCAATTCGGTCGCGGAGCGTCGCGTTGGTCGTTTGTTCTGTTTCGAGGCGCTGACGCAGCGTTTCGTTTTCGCTGTCGAGCCGGCGCACCGTTGCGAGCAGGCCTTCCTGGTGAGCGGCCCCATGCGTCGCGGTGCTGGAAAGCTCGGTTTCGAGTGTTCGGACCCGTTCCCATGCGGCTTCGGCCCTCAACTCGCTGCGCCTGATCGCTTCTTCCGACACGTCGCGGCGAATTTCGGCTTCCCGCAGGCGTTGGTCAGCCGCGGTGATTTGTGCCTGAATTTCCTGGCGTTCGCCGTCAAGGGTCGAACGGGCCTGGGCGACGGCTTCTTCAAAGAGCGCACCCAATAATTCTCCAGCGCGGTCTTCCAGTGCTTTCGGGATCGCGCCGGCACCGACTTTTACGCGCGACACCGTTCTGATGCGTTCCCAGAAGTGGTCGATATCCTTGGGTATGTCGCTGGCGCTACCTGTTTGGGTCAAATCACGAACCGCAGCCATGGACGGCCGGATCCCCAAATCGAAAAAAAGTCGCTTGCAGGCGTGCAGCGACAGTTCCTGCCGTCGCGCCCCGCTCGCCCTCAACGATTCAAGCTCGTCACGGATTGCTTGACGCTCCTGGTCCAGATTCATGGGTACCTCGATATCGCTCAAATTGGATGAATCATAACAATTTACGTATCGTTTGCTACGCATTTGTTTGTGGTGAGCGTTATTTGTCCGATTGGAGTGTTCTAGGGCTGCTGATAGACGAAGCGATTGAGGCAAGCCTGGTTTTTCCGTGAAACAAAACGAAGACTAGCCAATAAACCATTGTAAATAAAGCAGTTTCAGTGGTTTCTTTCTGATCGCGCACTGTTTCACGGACGCGTGATGGCGGCTGAGGGGTGGAAAAGGTTTTGTCCGAAGGACACGCGGGGGAAGTTCTAGAGAGTAATAAAAGTAAACACCTTTGAACCCATGTTAAAAACGTTAACGCCATGGCAAACCCTTATCTGGCGGGTGTTTCAGCCCGGTAAGGTGAAGCTTTGCGGGAGAGGTGGTGAGGTCTTGCGGGAGCTTTGAGTGATGAGGTTCGGGGGCCTCGGTGAGCGGGTGCGGGACAGAACGTGAGCGGGTTCAGGAGCCACCCCAAAAGGGCGGTTTAGCGAAAGGTGAGATTTTGCGGGACCTGAGCGGCCGGGATCGCCCGGCAGTACTCAAAAGTCGGCGTTAGGCGCTGATACCCTAAAGGTGAGCGCTTTCGGGAGTCCCTTGGATTCCATTTTTTGCCCTTATTTCGACCTCGTAAACCCTATTGGTGAGACAAGACGGGAGAAAACGAGAACCGAAGGTGAGGCTTTCCGGGGCTAAGGCTTCATTTTTGCCTCAATTTTGTGCATTCCGCTGCTTAAGGTGAGGGTTTTCAGGAGCTGAGCCCGATTTCGACGGAGATTTCTCCGGCTGTGCCGAAGAGGGTCTCGGTCGGCGCCAGGCAAAGGTGAGCGAATTCGGGAGTCTGGGATCGGCGCGATCCCAGGTTCATCAAATGACCTGTTTTGCGCCAAAGGTGAGGTTTTTCGGGAGGCTTTTGGGGCACTCGAGATCGCTAAGGTGAGGAAATACAGGATCGAAATCGCTATAACAGGCCGGAAAAGCCCTACGGACGCTGTCGGAGTAGTTTCGATTTTGCCGCTGCTGAATTCCTAAGGTGAG containing:
- a CDS encoding DNA-binding protein, coding for MNLDQERQAIRDELESLRASGARRQELSLHACKRLFFDLGIRPSMAAVRDLTQTGSASDIPKDIDHFWERIRTVSRVKVGAGAIPKALEDRAGELLGALFEEAVAQARSTLDGERQEIQAQITAADQRLREAEIRRDVSEEAIRRSELRAEAAWERVRTLETELSSTATHGAAHQEGLLATVRRLDSENETLRQRLETEQTTNATLRDRIDALHVELRQSTEHYAQQIKDAVAEAERRVKPMLVELDSLRSMAATYQSGVRDASRKEFEFIQQIAAAKARGDRLDAQLREQSDEVDTLTKEIALLRGQQGIDPAIAALLCALVETGRLTSDELTAIGTAADGHVTLPLRCPKCEEGEPELSQVDHRFELQCPECDHSSGLGESRLEAVSRFLSSGSITASA
- a CDS encoding tyrosine-type recombinase/integrase, encoding MSPPHLSDPVPRPAPSTDLFDVEREDWRRDPQIAFDAWLAKQHFRRSSAEVYQAQWGLFLDWLAVRQKSLVTVDTQTIAEFVGGLAIRKPQRVRYLRLIERVLDHVREIESASTNPARFIAQDGEAAWRNARDNEPTGFLDHAERAALIAQLFSPLPALSMAQRWRERRDRALIAVFLGGGLKTGEAAALTVSCVSAGSPWVTIESANPMLTRRTRLTPFAAAVLDSWLAERRLSELAGNLVFPASPSGRPMHKATMLRAVDALIDAAGIAASRTSRASPQTLRNTFAADLFESGVEAELVGQWLGFVQAVSANRLYRAWQRWMDQQDSPVVDEPDPAAPPLPTPRRDGRLTRKG
- a CDS encoding DUF2471 family protein codes for the protein MNDLTTDQAEHALAALRYQTAARDLEHIVRNIAARYIVQQVPLSWRLLHAIEAEALADLGFASRHDAIMLGLFQRPSELPYPETDEAVDFGTSTALPAVFAFAVSAYEEAARRAVQPESKDAPLKHARAWGD
- a CDS encoding helix-turn-helix domain-containing protein yields the protein MASSGNRRAAANTAPPSSAGAVPAIAAPPRVGEQIQRLRAERRMTLDDLSRAAGVSKSMLSEIERDKANPTIAVAWRLTNALGVSLDSLFAPQKAPEAIAVSGPHDIPTLSGHEAKYQLRVWGPIELAGKFEWYELTLQPGGALVSNAHEPGTREHLTVLQGSIDIEAASTTKRLKPADTARYVADEPHAIRNAGKGEAKALLVVIHG